The following proteins are encoded in a genomic region of Nakaseomyces glabratus chromosome J, complete sequence:
- the SNL1 gene encoding Snl1p (CAGL0J02310g~Ortholog(s) have ribosome binding activity, role in nuclear pore organization, protein folding and cytosolic ribosome, endoplasmic reticulum membrane, mitochondrion, nuclear envelope localization), whose protein sequence is MDSLIEYVKQQNIDVQGICVATVSAAVFAVLLWKFTSGSGSSKKSKSKSYKKKNKKEKVAALTHEMQIENIHLRYKNEFEDRVNNILGAYNPDDEKSVYEKKYCNEMLLKLLIELDGVDLVSEEPEKKAILKAKRKAVIKEIQTQLKKLDTLV, encoded by the coding sequence ATGGACTCATTAATTGAATACGTtaaacaacaaaatattgatgtACAAGGCATTTGCGTAGCCACCGTGAGTGCAGCCGTGTTTGCAGTACTTCTTTGGAAGTTCACTAGTGGGAGCGGTTCCAGTAAGAAATCCAAGAGCAAAAGCtataagaagaagaataagaagGAGAAAGTTGCAGCTTTAACTCATGAAATGCAAATAGAGAACATACACTTGAGGTATAAGAATGAATTTGAAGATAGAGTTAACAACATATTGGGTGCTTATAATCCTGATGACGAAAAATCAGTTTACGAAAAGAAATACTGTAATGAAATGCTATTAAAATTGTTGATAGAGTTGGATGGTGTTGATCTAGTAAGTGAAGAACCCGAAAAGAAAGCAATCTTGAAAGCAAAGAGGAAAGCTGTCATAAAGGAAATTCAAACccaattgaaaaagttgGATACATTGGTCTGA
- the VID28 gene encoding glucose-induced degradation complex subunit VID28 (CAGL0J02332g~Ortholog(s) have role in ascospore formation, negative regulation of gluconeogenesis and positive regulation of transcription from RNA polymerase II promoter, more), producing MVSFDSVSSSEHSLVALRNRIVGDATAKLDVYLGQNSTIFKELTSISASDDIDLQHLKLDILLILLNVDKNTIESLGESYNDVVVSVLQDIELPKTFLTNNTSINRKYIKLINMSKGYTECDEFPFLKETEQYLSHLIDKLLSDIANSSEIANTIELLTLQLQNGKNRSFLMTKSLKEQIESMLFKCYRKYAELINYKYMIRLRVQKDKKNNKYKPLSNKGLNSCISLPNSITISNQQDEKLLYLCLVLYTWSHKINQTASLWESSEFQFFISSFLKGENIQLKCAALEFLIAPYLNTENTWKKRKIIIKYLPYLVDLLNYQPLPKWFDIFETLTDLIELYNRHEPMNNPIIMFLSKSNMLYGILGVFFECMSLKTQNNASIKTLTKCVKFCAAFAANDEKYRALLLEHKFLLNNLEFGLELHLSLLNEFIEFFNTFKNGNLISSTEPFPCLYDSELCFEWLSLLKSFSRSVTALRTSLKRNKLPELLLRLLRKIHRITKECFEVGPEFLGAELKVMGQTLGTICNFVVEFSNLQPYLVKNGIIEIIQDLLSDPLLNDSIEWNLQSRKNALQGCNTEDVKTNSLWVLRHLMYNCQNEEKLELLAKIPMETILEFVNDPSWPVQAQAFQLIRNLTSNSRKVVNILLENFKEVEYNLDPVTGKTKAIGNTYLFEFLVHKMTKLDPRDPPQKKTLEGILYIIVNLAAVNENKKQLVVEQDEILEILSEILAASAQNPTRYGNDSDLKLASLWVLNNLLWNSESANHSQFGLDGYPPTSRDSSSAPIDYSEPPSGRVSRNEIHGITSNTDHNSAIDEDIDDSSALQDNEERNDEFVRHIPEGRSQNNNSTVLRCKKLVDLGIHELVKKNIFDDSLSVREKARTLSFHMDLLLRDSNSS from the coding sequence ATGGTCAGTTTTGATTCAGTCAGTTCTTCCGAGCACTCCTTGGTTGCCTTGCGAAACAGGATAGTCGGCGATGCTACAGCTAAACTTGATGTTTATTTGGGCCAAAATAGTACGATATTCAAGGAGCTGACATCTATAAGTGCCAGCGATGATATTGATCTACAACATTTAAAGTTAGAcatattattgattttgttgaatgtggacaaaaatacaattgaATCCTTAGGGGAAAGCTATAATGATGTTGTTGTAAGTGTTCTACAGGATATTGAACTACCTAAGACATTTCTTACAAACAATACTTCAATCAAcagaaaatatatcaaactGATTAACATGAGCAAAGGCTATACGGAATGCGATGAATTCCCTTTCCTCAAAGAAACAGAACAATATTTGTCTCATTTAATCGACAAGCTACTTTCTGATATAGCCAACTCAAGCGAGATAGCAAACACGATCGAATTACTCACATTACAACTACAAAATGGCAAAAATAGGTCATTTTTAATGACAAAATCACTCAAGGAGCAAATTGAGTCAATGCTGTTTAAATGTTACAGAAAATACGCAGAGCTAATTAACTACAAGTATATGATTCGCCTTAGAGTTCAAAAAGATAAGAAgaataacaaatataaacCGCTCAGCAATAAAGGTTTGAACTCTTGCATTTCATTACCGAATTCGATCACCATATCAAATCAACAAGACGAAAAGCTCCTCTATTTATGCTTGGTACTTTACACTTGGAGTcataaaataaatcaaaCTGCATCACTTTGGGAAAGCAGcgaatttcaattttttatttccagTTTTCTAAAAGGGGAGAATATACAACTAAAGTGTGCTGCGTTGGAGTTTTTAATAGCTCCCTATCTGAATACTGAAAACACTTggaaaaagagaaagatcATTATAAAATACCTCCCATATTTAGTCGATCTCCTCAATTATCAACCCCTACCAAAGTGGTTTGACATTTTTGAGACTTTAACAGATTTAATTGAATTATACAACAGGCACGAGCCCATGAACAATCCCATTATTAtgtttttgtcaaaatcaaatatgCTATACGGGATTTTGGGGGTATTTTTTGAATGTATGTCATtaaaaacacaaaataaTGCTTCTATCAAAACATTGACTAAATGCGTTAAATTTTGTGCTGCGTTTGCTGCTAACGATGAAAAATATAGGGCCCTTCTATTGGAACATAAGTTTCTGTTGAATAACCTAGAGTTTGGATTAGAACTTCACCTTAGTTTACTTaatgaatttattgaatttttcaatacCTTTAAAAATGGAAATTTGATTTCTAGTACTGAACCTTTCCCATGTTTATATGATTCGGAACTTTGTTTTGAATGGTTATCTTTACTAAAGTCATTTTCAAGAAGCGTGACAGCGTTACGTACTTCtctgaaaagaaacaaattaCCAGAGTTGCTGCTAAGACTTTTGAGAAAAATACATCGTATTACAAAAGAATGTTTTGAGGTGGGCCCTGAATTCTTAGGCGCTGAATTAAAAGTAATGGGACAAACACTAGGTACGATCTGCAATTTTGTTGTAGAATTTTCCAATCTCCAGCCATACCTAGTAAAGAACGGCataattgaaattatacAAGATCTGCTCAGTGATCCACTATTAAACGACAGTATCGAGTGGAATTTACAAAGCAGGAAGAATGCGTTACAGGGTTGCAACACAGAGGATGTTAAGACTAATTCGTTATGGGTATTGCGTCACTTAATGTATAATTGtcaaaatgaagaaaagctAGAATTACTCGCGAAGATTCCAATGGAAACTATTCTGGAGTTTGTTAATGATCCTAGCTGGCCAGTGCAGGCACAAGCTTTCCAATTAATCAGAAATCTGACGTCGAATTCTAGAAAAGTGGTGAATATTTTACTGGAGAACTTTAAAGAAGTTGAATACAATCTTGACCCAGTAACAGGCAAAACCAAAGCAATTGGTAACACTTATCTGTTTGAGTTCCTTGTACATAAAATGACCAAATTAGATCCCCGTGATCCACCACAAAAGAAAACCCTAGAAGGgattttatatataatagttAACCTAGCTGCTGtgaatgaaaacaaaaaacaacTCGTTGTGGAACAAGATGAAATATTAGAAATATTAAGTGAAATATTAGCAGCTTCTGCACAAAACCCAACAAGATATGGAAACGATAGTGACTTGAAACTTGCATCACTTTGGGTACTAAATAACTTACTATGGAATTCTGAATCAGCAAACCATTCCCAATTTGGTTTGGATGGATACCCACCAACGTCAAGAGACAGCAGTTCAGCACCAATAGATTACTCCGAACCGCCATCAGGTAGAGTGTCCAGAAATGAAATACATGGCATTACAAGCAACACCGATCATAACTCAGCTATTGATGAGGATATTGATGACAGTAGCGCTCTTCAAGACAATGAAGAACGGAACGACGAGTTTGTGAGACATATCCCAGAGGGTAGATCTCAGAATAATAATTCCACTGTTTTAAGATGCAAGAAATTGGTTGATCTAGGTATACATGAACTGGtgaaaaagaatatttttgacGATTCACTTTCAGTAAGAGAGAAAGCAAGAACACTTTCCTTTCATATGGACTTACTTTTACGTGATAGCAACAGTAGCTGA
- the RPL2B gene encoding 60S ribosomal protein uL2 (CAGL0J02354g~Ortholog(s) have structural constituent of ribosome activity, role in cytoplasmic translation and cytosolic large ribosomal subunit, nucleus localization) has protein sequence MGRVIRNQRKGAGSIFTSHTRLRQGAAKLRTLDYAERHGYIRGVVKQIVHDAGRGAPLAKVVFRDPYKYKLREEIFIANEGVHTGQFIYAGKKASLNVGNVLPLGSVPEGTIVSNVEEKPGDRGALARASGNYVIIIGHNPDENKTRVRLPSGAKKIISSDARGVIGVIAGGGRTDKPLLKAGRAFHKYKLKRNSWPKTRGVAMNPVDHPHGGGNHQHIGKASTISRGAVSGQKAGLIAARRTGLLRGSQKTQD, from the exons ATGG GTAGAGTTATTCGTAACCAAAGAAAGGGTGCTGGTTCTATCTTCACCTCTCACACCAGATTGAGACAAGGTGCTGCCAAGTTGAGAACCTTGGACTACGCTGAACGTCACGGTTACATCCGTGGTGTCGTCAAGCAAATCGTCCACGACGCCGGTAGAGGTGCCCCATTGGCTAAGGTTGTCTTCCGTGACCCATACAAGTACAAGTTGCGTGAAGAAATCTTCATCGCTAACGAAGGTGTTCACACTGGTCAATTCATCTACGCCGGTAAGAAGGCCTCTTTGAACGTCGGTAACGTCTTGCCATTGGGTTCCGTTCCAGAAGGTACTATTGTTTCCAACGTTGAAGAAAAGCCAGGTGACAGAGGTGCTTTGGCTAGAGCTTCTGGTAACTACGTTATCATCATTGGTCACAACCCAGATGAAAACAAGACCAGAGTTAGACTTCCTTCTGGTGCTAAGAAGATCATCTCTTCTGACGCTAGAGGTGTCATCGGTGTTATTGCTGGTGGTGGTAGAACTGACAAGCCATTGTTGAAGGCTGGTCGTGCTTTCCACAAGTACAAGTTGAAGAGAAACTCTTGGCCAAAGACCCGTGGTGTTGCCATGAACCCTGTTGATCACCCTCACGGTGGTGGTAACCATCAACATATTGGTAAGGCTTCTACCATTTCTAGAGGTGCTGTTTCTGGTCAAAAGGCTGGTTTGATTGCTGCCAGAAGAACTGGTTTGCTACGTGGTTCTCAAAAGACTCAAGATTAA
- the FAF1 gene encoding Faf1p (CAGL0J02376g~Ortholog(s) have role in maturation of SSU-rRNA from tricistronic rRNA transcript (SSU-rRNA, 5.8S rRNA, LSU-rRNA) and cytoplasm, nucleolus localization) yields the protein MGETDAEYLKMLELQRQAFEAQFGSLESMGYEDKTKEGDDSGSSDVDSFSGDSDLSDKEGSDESEQDEEQFRGFDEEDDVEDKSVSKSADIRQPKVIKFSGANDTYVPPSKKEQKLLRSGKTLNKNRKLLESEGTETKPGDDEGEDMEMENLQNDIELQRFLKESHLLSAFNSATSGASLTLDGLKDTTVSYQDDEVMGKARARTLEMRLQNISKVNGDGRKISKLEKVPMHVRKGMIDKHVKRIKKYEEEAADAGIVLSKVKSGNFRKIESTYVKDIERRIGSSIKSKDLEKSKKRTRGLKVQSVGRSTRNGLVISSEDIARINGSGKSKRRR from the coding sequence ATGGGTGAAACCGATGCAGAGTACCTTAAAATGCTTGAGCTTCAAAGGCAAGCCTTTGAAGCACAATTTGGCTCATTGGAGTCTATGGGGTATGAAGACAAGACCAAGGAGGGAGATGATAGTGGATCTAGTGACGTAGACTCTTTTAGTGGTGATTCCGACTTATCTGACAAAGAGGGCAGTGATGAGAGCGAGCAGGATGAGGAACAATTCCGTGGgtttgatgaagaagatgatgttgaagataAGTCAGTGAGCAAATCTGCAGACATAAGACAGCCTAAAGTAATTAAATTCTCTGGGGCCAATGACACTTACGTACCGCCTAGCAAAAAAGAGCAAAAATTGCTTAGAAGCGGTAAGACCTTAAACAAGAACCGGAAGCTTCTCGAGAGCGAGGGCACTGAAACTAAACCAGGAGATGATGAAGGTGAGGACATGGAGATGGAGAACTTGCAAAACGATATAGAGCTTCAACGATTTTTGAAGGAGTCGCATTTACTAAGTGCGTTTAACAGTGCTACCAGCGGTGCGTCTCTGACATTGGACGGGTTGAAGGACACCACGGTCTCATATCAGGATGACGAAGTGATGGGGAAAGCCAGGGCCAGGACACTGGAGATGAGGTTACAAAACATATCGAAGGTCAACGGTGATGGTAGAAAGATCTCCAAATTGGAGAAAGTACCCATGCATGTGAGGAAAGGTATGATAGACAAGCACGTAAAAAGGATAAAGAAATACGAGGAAGAAGCCGCAGATGCCGGTATCGTTTTATCTAAGGTCAAGAGTGGTAATTTCAGAAAGATAGAGTCCACATATGTTAAAGATATAGAGAGAAGAATAGGTAGCAGTATCAAGTCCAAGGACCTAGAAAAGAGCAAGAAAAGAACCCGTGGTCTTAAAGTGCAGTCAGTTGGTAGATCCACAAGAAACGGTCTGGTTATCTCCTCAGAAGACATTGCTCGCATAAACGGCTCTGGCAAGAGCAAGCGCAGAAGGTAA
- the HIS6 gene encoding 1-(5-phosphoribosyl)-5- ((5-phosphoribosylamino)methylideneamino)imidazole-4-carboxamide isomerase HIS6 (CAGL0J02398g~Ortholog(s) have 1-(5-phosphoribosyl)-5-[(5-phosphoribosylamino)methylideneamino]imidazole-4-carboxamide isomerase activity, role in histidine biosynthetic process and cytosol, nucleus localization) has translation MTKFVGCIDLHDGQVKQIVGGTLKDNDDSLETNFVSKYPPSYYAQLYLENRIEGCHVIKLGPNNDAAAMEALNAAPGFLQVGGGINDENCLQWLEKASKIIVTSWLFTKEGTFLMDRLQLLSNKCGPDRIVVDLSCRRTPDSKWVVAMNKWQTLTTLELNKETFTELSKYTDEFLIHAADVEGLCKGIETDLVTKLYEWTKDINKEVKIVYAGGAKSISDLELVDKLSNGTVDLTYGSSLDIFGGKLVRFQDCCEWNSKHN, from the coding sequence ATGACCAAATTTGTTGGATGCATTGATTTGCATGATGGACAGGTGAAACAGATTGTAGGAGGGACGCTAAAGGACAACGATGACTCATTAGAGACTAACTTTGTTTCGAAGTATCCGCCATCATACTACGCTCAACTGTATTTGGAGAATAGAATTGAGGGCTGCCACGTTATCAAGTTGGGACCAAACAACGATGCAGCAGCTATGGAGGCTCTCAATGCTGCTCCAGGGTTTTTACAAGTTGGCGGTGGAATTAACGATGAGAACTGCTTGCAATGGCTAGAGAAGGCAAGCAAGATTATTGTAACAAGTTGGCTTTTCACTAAAGAGGGCACTTTTCTAATGGATAGGCTACAGTTATTAAGCAACAAGTGTGGACCTGATAGAATTGTTGTTGATTTGAGCTGTAGAAGGACACCAGATAGCAAATGGGTTGTCGCTATGAATAAATGGCAGACTTTGACCACATTGGAGCTAAATAAGGAAACATTTACCGAGCTTAGTAAATATACAGATGAATTTCTAATTCATGCTGCTGATGTGGAAGGACTGTGTAAAGGTATTGAAACAGATTTGGTAACAAAACTTTACGAATGGACTAAGGACATTAACAAAGAAGTGAAGATTGTTTATGCAGGGGGCGCAAAGAGTATTTCTGACCTAGAATTAGTTGATAAATTGAGTAATGGTACTGTAGATCTGACGTATGGTAGCTCCTTAGATATCTTTGGTGGGAAGTTGGTCAGATTTCAAGATTGTTGCGAATGGAACTCGAAGCATAATTAA
- the RPB3 gene encoding DNA-directed RNA polymerase II core subunit RPB3 (CAGL0J02420g~Ortholog(s) have DNA binding, RNA polymerase II activity, RNA-directed 5'-3' RNA polymerase activity and role in response to drug, termination of RNA polymerase II transcription) — protein MSEEGPQVKIREATRDNVDFILSNVDLALANSLRRVMIAEIPTLAIDSVEVETNTTVLADEFLAHRLGLIPLQSTDIEQLEYSRDCFCEDHCDKCSVVLTLQAVGESESTTNVYAKDLLIVSNLMGRNIGHPIIQDKEGNGVLICKLRKGQELKLTCIAKKGIAKEHAKWGPAAAIEFEYDPWNKLQHTDYWYEEDIRKEWPQSKNCEYEDPPNDDEPFDYKAKADTFYMNVEAVGSIAVDQVVLRGIDTLQKKVASIMLALNQMDQEKVNFATGDAKGNGIEEDGDAMMMNGHDGPYGDNGRSSDTYGSAW, from the coding sequence ATGAGTGAAGAAGGTCCTCAAGTGAAGATTAGAGAAGCCACCCGTGATAATGTTGATTTCATATTGTCGAATGTTGATTTAGCATTAGCAAATTCTCTACGTAGGGTGATGATCGCGGAAATTCCTACTTTAGCTATAGATTCTGTTGAGGTCGAGACAAACACCACTGTTCTGGCAGATGAATTTTTGGCACATAGATTGGGTTTAATACCTTTGCAGAGTACAGACATTGAGCAACTGGAGTACAGTCGTGACTGTTTCTGTGAAGATCATTGTGACAAGTGTTCGGTCGTTCTAACGTTACAAGCAGTTGGTGAAAGTGAAAGTACAACTAATGTTTACGCAAAAGACCTGTTGATTGTGTCTAATCTAATGGGCAGAAATATTGGTCACCCAATAATACAGGATAAAGAAGGAAATGGTGTTCTGATATGTAAGTTGAGAAAAGGTCAGGAACTGAAACTAACATGCATAGCAAAGAAAGGTATAGCAAAGGAACACGCGAAGTGGGGACCTGCTGCTGCTATAGAGTTTGAATATGACCCATGGAATAAACTACAACATACAGATTACTGGTACGAAGAGGATATAAGAAAGGAATGGCCTCAATCTAAAAACTGTGAATACGAAGACCCACCAAACGATGATGAACCATTTGACTATAAGGCGAAGGCTGATACCTTCTACATGAATGTTGAAGCAGTTGGTTCAATTGCAGTAGACCAAGTTGTTTTAAGAGGTATCGATACTCTACAGAAGAAAGTGGCATCTATTATGCTGGCTTTGAATCAAATGGATCAAGAGAAGGTTAACTTTGCCACTGGTGATGCTAAAGGCAATGgaatagaagaagatggcGATGCTATGATGATGAATGGTCATGATGGACCTTATGGCGACAATGGAAGATCCAGTGATACTTACGGAAGTGCATGGTAA
- the TIM44 gene encoding protein translocase subunit TIM44 (CAGL0J02442g~Ortholog(s) have chaperone binding, protein binding, bridging activity, role in protein import into mitochondrial matrix and plasma membrane, presequence translocase-associated import motor localization) codes for MISVRSTSGVLVARRCFGTRSVLLSNPRSPLQIFRETFKKEWEKSQELQDNIKTLQDASGRLGESEAYKKAREAYLKASKGSQTIVGKTLQKTGETVEELATKAWDSDIAKTTRVVASKTAKKLDESFEPVRQTKIYKDVSEVIDDGDSSSYGGFITKEQRRLKREKDLASGKRVRAVKSNDEAGSALVATDIEAKESLGKKIEDFKEKTPVGRTLKSVKVSLWDESENPLIVFLRKITGKIGGFFAETESARVYKQFKMVDPTFTNIGFTKHLRDYIVPEVLEAYVKGDEKVLKKWFSEAPFNVYNAQQKIFKKQELFSDGKILDIRGVEVVSAKLLQPQDIPVLVVGCRAQEIHLYRKAKTGEIAAGDESNILMSSYAMVFTRDPEQIDDDETEGWKILEFIRGSSRPFN; via the coding sequence ATGATCAGTGTACGTTCGACAAGTGGGGTGCTGGTGGCTCGCAGATGTTTTGGGACCCGCTCGGTTCTTCTGAGTAACCCAAGGTCACCTCTGCAGATCTTCAGAGAGACATTTAAGAAAGAGTGGGAGAAGTCGCAGGAGTTGCAGGACAATATCAAGACTTTACAGGATGCCTCTGGTAGACTTGGTGAGTCTGAAGCATACAAGAAAGCTCGTGAGGCGTACTTGAAAGCGTCGAAGGGCAGTCAAACCATTGTCGGCAAAACTTTGCAGAAGACGGGTGAAACGGTGGAGGAGCTGGCGACTAAAGCCTGGGATTCCGACATTGCAAAGACTACAAGAGTTGTCGCATCTAAGACCGCCAAGAAACTGGACGAGAGCTTCGAGCCTGTCAGACAGACAAAGATATACAAGGATGTCAGCGAGGTCATCGATGATGGTGACAGTTCCAGTTACGGTGGTTTCATTACTAAAGAACAGAGAAGGTTGAAGCGTGAGAAAGATCTAGCCTCGGGTAAAAGAGTTCGTGCTGTAAAGAGCAATGATGAAGCGGGATCTGCATTGGTTGCTACAGATATTGAAGCTAAGGAATCATTGGGCAAGAAAATCGAGGATTTCAAAGAGAAGACGCCAGTCGGTCGTACTTTGAAGAGTGTTAAGGTTAGCCTATGGGATGAAAGTGAAAACCCATTGATTGTTTTCTTGAGAAAGATCACCGGTAAGATTGGCGGTTTCTTTGCAGAAACTGAATCCGCTCGTGTTTACAAGCAATTCAAGATGGTTGACCCAACATTCACCAATATCGGCTTTACAAAACACTTGAGAGACTATATTGTGCCAGAAGTTCTTGAAGCCTATGTCAAAGGTGATGAAAAAGTGTTGAAGAAGTGGTTCAGTGAGGCCCCATTTAACGTTTACAACGCCCAGCAGAAGATTTTCAAGAAGCAAGAGCTTTTCTCCGATGGTAAAATTTTAGATATCAGAGGTGTGGAAGTTGTCAGTGCAAAGCTATTGCAACCACAAGATATTCCTGTTCTTGTTGTGGGTTGCAGAGCTCAAGAAATTCACTTGTACAGGAAGGCTAAAACTGGTGAAATTGCAGCTGGTGATGAatccaatattttgatgtCTTCTTATGCGATGGTTTTCACCAGAGACCCAGAACAAAtcgatgatgatgaaactGAAGGCTGGAAGATCCTAGAGTTCATTCGTGGTAGCTCCAGACCTTTCAACTGA